In Microbacterium lushaniae, the following are encoded in one genomic region:
- a CDS encoding metal ABC transporter ATP-binding protein: MTPAITVEGVTVRYGDVVALRDVSLELSPGRVTGLIGMNGSGKSTLLKTVLGLIRPDSGAAQVLGVAPAVARRKGLIASVPQSEDVDWAFPVSVRDVVLMGRYGRLGPTRRPRAADHAAVDEALARVDLTDLADRQIGRLSGGQRKRAFVARGIAQDAAVLLLDEPFAGVDKTSEATIVRLLRELAADGRTVLVSTHDLAALPSLADDAVVLLQRIVFRGAVAEALLPENLARAFGLDAPLEGGAR, encoded by the coding sequence GTGACACCGGCGATCACCGTCGAGGGCGTGACGGTGCGCTACGGCGACGTCGTGGCGCTGAGGGATGTGTCCCTCGAGCTCTCACCCGGGCGGGTGACGGGCCTGATCGGCATGAACGGTTCGGGCAAGTCGACGCTGCTGAAGACCGTCCTCGGGCTCATCCGCCCCGACTCCGGCGCCGCGCAGGTCCTGGGCGTTGCTCCCGCGGTGGCACGGCGGAAGGGCCTCATCGCGTCGGTGCCGCAGAGCGAAGACGTCGACTGGGCCTTCCCCGTCTCGGTGCGCGACGTCGTGCTGATGGGTCGGTACGGGCGGCTCGGCCCGACCCGGCGCCCGCGAGCGGCCGATCACGCCGCCGTGGACGAGGCCCTCGCGCGCGTGGACCTGACCGACCTCGCCGACCGGCAGATCGGCCGGCTCTCCGGGGGTCAGCGCAAACGCGCGTTCGTGGCGCGCGGCATCGCGCAGGATGCGGCGGTCCTGCTGCTGGACGAGCCGTTCGCGGGGGTCGACAAGACCTCCGAGGCCACGATCGTCCGCCTGCTGCGAGAGCTCGCCGCAGACGGGCGCACCGTCCTCGTCTCCACGCACGATCTTGCCGCCCTGCCCTCCCTGGCCGACGACGCGGTCGTCCTGCTGCAGCGCATCGTGTTCCGCGGCGCCGTCGCCGAGGCTCTCCTGCCCGAGAACCTGGCGCGCGCCTTCGGGCTGGACGCACCCCTCGAAGGGGGCGCGCGATGA